In a genomic window of Epinephelus fuscoguttatus linkage group LG23, E.fuscoguttatus.final_Chr_v1:
- the LOC125884049 gene encoding carboxypeptidase Z-like isoform X2 codes for MEYKPWKMSIMLLILLQLSVLVSGAPRRCDPGVRGLCKPKVEEKPKCTDVLLSYCDDMSYSQTMFPNTLGHKTREDAEAGAEYLLMSVAESLLGGECNPEIRMLGCSVLVPRCEKNKVLKPCRTTCETVRTRCSHLFEGIEMAWPYFLDCDRFFVSEQEGCYDPLEGLKADQDPEAFDSMEFVPPEELATTIQFTYHSNAQMNNILKKTEEQCSDIARTYSIGRSMEGRELLVIEFSNNPGEHELLEPEVKYVGNMHGNEVLGRQLLIYLAQYLCSEYQLGNERIQTLINTTRIHILPSMNPDGYEVAVSGHQDNNFSDDEEQGYRYDSWNIGRNNAQNIDLNRNFPDLTSIVYNRRRQKGYRTDHIPIPDYYWFGKVAPETYAVMKWIRSIPFVLSANFHSGDLVVSYPYDLSKHPLERNMFSPTPDDKVFKLLSRTYANAHERMANENARCGPSRSHSEKGIVNGAQWSSIAGGMQDFNYLHTNCFEVTVELGCDKFPPEEELFIGWHENSEALITFIEAVHRGIKGIVKDEGGNVIKGAQISVRGIRHDVTTAENGDYWRLLTPGVHIVSASAPGYTRAMKKVHLPARMQTAGRVDFVLQKAALEPDVLEEDVTILSMGTYDRFDPYNQYERYTLMADLSHNREEREEKPWWWSYFVLPGSPSPTWLLKHY; via the exons ATGGAATATAAACCGTGGAAAATGAGCATCATGCTGCTGATCCTGCTGCAGTTGTCGGTCCTTGTGTCCGGGGCTCCTCGACGGTGCGACCCAGGAGTTAGAG GACTGTGCAAGCCAAAAGTGGAAGAAAAAC CTAAATGCACAGATGTCTTACTCTCCTACTGCGATGACATGTCCTACAGTCAGACCATGTTCCCCAACACCCTTGGTCACAAGACCCGCGAAGATGCTGAGGCGGGTGCCGAGTACCTCCTCATGAGCGTGGCTGAATCTCTGCTCGGGGGCGAGTGTAACCCTGAGATCCGTATGCTAGGCTGCTCGGTGTTGGTCCCGCGCTGTGAAAAGAACAAGGTCCTGAAGCCCTGTCGCACCACCTGTGAGACTGTGCGTACAAGATGCAGCCACCTTTTTGAGGGAATAGAGATGGCTTGGCCTTACTTCCTGGACTGCGATCGCTTCTTTGTGAGCGAACAAGAGGGATGTTATGACCCGCTGGAGGGCCTCAAAG CTGATCAGGATCCAGAGGCCTTCGACAGCATGGAATTTGTTCCACCTGAGGAGCTGGCCACCACGATACAGTTCACTTATCACTCCAACGCTCAGATGAACAATATCTTGAAGAAAACTGAGGAGCAATGCTCCGACATAGCGAGAACCTACAGCATCGGCCGCAGCATGGAGGGCAGGGAGCTGCTTGTGATCGAGTTCTCAAACAACCCCGGGGAGCATGAACTGC TGGAGCCAGAGGTGAAGTATGTCGGCAACATGCATGGGAACGAAGTCCTGGGCCGCCAGCTGCTGATCTACCTGGCTCAGTACCTGTGCTCGGAGTATCAGCTGGGGAACGAGCGCATCCAGACCCTCATCAACACCACCCGCATCCATATTCTGCCCTCCATGAACCCTGATGGATACGAGGTGGCTGTTTCTGGACACCAGGACAATAACTTCAGTGATGATGAGGAGCAG GGGTACAGATATGATTCTTGGAACATCGGCCGAAACAATGCTCAGAACATCGACCTAAATAGAAACTTCCCTGATCTGACATCCATCGTTTACAACCGACGCAGACAGAAGGGCTACCGCACCGACCACATCCCAATCCCAGACTATTACTGGTTTGGTAAG GTTGCACCAGAGACTTACGCTGTCATGAAATGGATCCGCTCCATCCCGTTTGTGCTCTCCGCTAACTTCCACAGTGGGGACCTGGTGGTGTCTTACCCCTATGATCTGTCCAAACACCCGCTGGAACGCAACATGTTCTCCCCAACACCGGATGACAAG GTATTCAAGCTTCTTTCAAGAACATATGCAAATGCCCATGAGAGAATGGCCAATGAAAATGCCCGATGTGGTCCGTCTCGCAGTCACAGTGAGAAAGGAATCGTTAATGGAGCACAGTGGTCCAGCATTGCAGGGG GCATGCAAGACTTCAACTACCTTCACACCAACTGTTTCGAGGTGACTGTGGAGCTGGGTTGTGATAAATTCCCCCCTGAAGAGGAGCTGTTTATCGGCTGGCATGAAAACAGCGAGGCTTTAATCACTTTTATTGAAGCG GTCCATCGAGGTATCAAAGGAATCGTAAAAGACGAGGGGGGAAATGTCATCAAAGGTGCACAAATATCAGTCAGAGGAATACGGCATGACGTTACTACAG CTGAAAACGGAGACTACTGGCGCCTCCTCACCCCCGGCGTCCACATCGTGTCCGCCTCGGCCCCGGGCTACACCAGAGCTATGAAGAAAGTCCACCTGCCTGCTCGAATGCAAACAGCAGGCCGGGTGGACTTTGTGCTGCAGAAAGCTGCACTGGAGCCTGACGTGCTAGAAGAGGATGTCACCATCCTGTCTATGGGCACCTATGATCGCTTTGACCCTTACAATCAGTACGAGCGCTACACCCTGATGGCTGATCTGAGCCACAACCgtgaggagagagaagagaaaccCTGGTGGTGGAGCTACTTTGTCCTGCCGGGAAGCCCTTCACCAACATGGCTGCTCAAACACTATTAA
- the LOC125884049 gene encoding carboxypeptidase Z-like isoform X1 — MEYKPWKMSIMLLILLQLSVLVSGAPRRCDPGVRGLCKPKVEEKPKCTDVLLSYCDDMSYSQTMFPNTLGHKTREDAEAGAEYLLMSVAESLLGGECNPEIRMLGCSVLVPRCEKNKVLKPCRTTCETVRTRCSHLFEGIEMAWPYFLDCDRFFVSEQEGCYDPLEGLKADQDPEAFDSMEFVPPEELATTIQFTYHSNAQMNNILKKTEEQCSDIARTYSIGRSMEGRELLVIEFSNNPGEHELLEPEVKYVGNMHGNEVLGRQLLIYLAQYLCSEYQLGNERIQTLINTTRIHILPSMNPDGYEVAVSGHQDNNFSDDEEQQGYRYDSWNIGRNNAQNIDLNRNFPDLTSIVYNRRRQKGYRTDHIPIPDYYWFGKVAPETYAVMKWIRSIPFVLSANFHSGDLVVSYPYDLSKHPLERNMFSPTPDDKVFKLLSRTYANAHERMANENARCGPSRSHSEKGIVNGAQWSSIAGGMQDFNYLHTNCFEVTVELGCDKFPPEEELFIGWHENSEALITFIEAVHRGIKGIVKDEGGNVIKGAQISVRGIRHDVTTAENGDYWRLLTPGVHIVSASAPGYTRAMKKVHLPARMQTAGRVDFVLQKAALEPDVLEEDVTILSMGTYDRFDPYNQYERYTLMADLSHNREEREEKPWWWSYFVLPGSPSPTWLLKHY, encoded by the exons ATGGAATATAAACCGTGGAAAATGAGCATCATGCTGCTGATCCTGCTGCAGTTGTCGGTCCTTGTGTCCGGGGCTCCTCGACGGTGCGACCCAGGAGTTAGAG GACTGTGCAAGCCAAAAGTGGAAGAAAAAC CTAAATGCACAGATGTCTTACTCTCCTACTGCGATGACATGTCCTACAGTCAGACCATGTTCCCCAACACCCTTGGTCACAAGACCCGCGAAGATGCTGAGGCGGGTGCCGAGTACCTCCTCATGAGCGTGGCTGAATCTCTGCTCGGGGGCGAGTGTAACCCTGAGATCCGTATGCTAGGCTGCTCGGTGTTGGTCCCGCGCTGTGAAAAGAACAAGGTCCTGAAGCCCTGTCGCACCACCTGTGAGACTGTGCGTACAAGATGCAGCCACCTTTTTGAGGGAATAGAGATGGCTTGGCCTTACTTCCTGGACTGCGATCGCTTCTTTGTGAGCGAACAAGAGGGATGTTATGACCCGCTGGAGGGCCTCAAAG CTGATCAGGATCCAGAGGCCTTCGACAGCATGGAATTTGTTCCACCTGAGGAGCTGGCCACCACGATACAGTTCACTTATCACTCCAACGCTCAGATGAACAATATCTTGAAGAAAACTGAGGAGCAATGCTCCGACATAGCGAGAACCTACAGCATCGGCCGCAGCATGGAGGGCAGGGAGCTGCTTGTGATCGAGTTCTCAAACAACCCCGGGGAGCATGAACTGC TGGAGCCAGAGGTGAAGTATGTCGGCAACATGCATGGGAACGAAGTCCTGGGCCGCCAGCTGCTGATCTACCTGGCTCAGTACCTGTGCTCGGAGTATCAGCTGGGGAACGAGCGCATCCAGACCCTCATCAACACCACCCGCATCCATATTCTGCCCTCCATGAACCCTGATGGATACGAGGTGGCTGTTTCTGGACACCAGGACAATAACTTCAGTGATGATGAGGAGCAG CAGGGGTACAGATATGATTCTTGGAACATCGGCCGAAACAATGCTCAGAACATCGACCTAAATAGAAACTTCCCTGATCTGACATCCATCGTTTACAACCGACGCAGACAGAAGGGCTACCGCACCGACCACATCCCAATCCCAGACTATTACTGGTTTGGTAAG GTTGCACCAGAGACTTACGCTGTCATGAAATGGATCCGCTCCATCCCGTTTGTGCTCTCCGCTAACTTCCACAGTGGGGACCTGGTGGTGTCTTACCCCTATGATCTGTCCAAACACCCGCTGGAACGCAACATGTTCTCCCCAACACCGGATGACAAG GTATTCAAGCTTCTTTCAAGAACATATGCAAATGCCCATGAGAGAATGGCCAATGAAAATGCCCGATGTGGTCCGTCTCGCAGTCACAGTGAGAAAGGAATCGTTAATGGAGCACAGTGGTCCAGCATTGCAGGGG GCATGCAAGACTTCAACTACCTTCACACCAACTGTTTCGAGGTGACTGTGGAGCTGGGTTGTGATAAATTCCCCCCTGAAGAGGAGCTGTTTATCGGCTGGCATGAAAACAGCGAGGCTTTAATCACTTTTATTGAAGCG GTCCATCGAGGTATCAAAGGAATCGTAAAAGACGAGGGGGGAAATGTCATCAAAGGTGCACAAATATCAGTCAGAGGAATACGGCATGACGTTACTACAG CTGAAAACGGAGACTACTGGCGCCTCCTCACCCCCGGCGTCCACATCGTGTCCGCCTCGGCCCCGGGCTACACCAGAGCTATGAAGAAAGTCCACCTGCCTGCTCGAATGCAAACAGCAGGCCGGGTGGACTTTGTGCTGCAGAAAGCTGCACTGGAGCCTGACGTGCTAGAAGAGGATGTCACCATCCTGTCTATGGGCACCTATGATCGCTTTGACCCTTACAATCAGTACGAGCGCTACACCCTGATGGCTGATCTGAGCCACAACCgtgaggagagagaagagaaaccCTGGTGGTGGAGCTACTTTGTCCTGCCGGGAAGCCCTTCACCAACATGGCTGCTCAAACACTATTAA